Proteins from a single region of Mycoplasmopsis edwardii:
- a CDS encoding glycine--tRNA ligase, producing MLDKKKNMDELVSHLKNFGFVYQGSEIYGGLSNTWDYGPLGALLKDNIRDFWKRHFILKEPNNFLIDSKILMNPQVWVTSGHVSNFSDPLIENKVNGKRYRADKLIQEIDETMVPEKMSNQEIQDFLNENLKEYEGSKTQWSEIKQFNLMFETHQGVVEGAKSKVYLRPETAQGIFVNFKNVLRTSRAKLPFGIGQVGKSFRNEVTPGNFIFRTREFEQMELEFFTKPEEADKWFKYYIDKAHQFVLKLGLKEENVKLRAHEKEELSHYSAGTTDIEYKFPFGWGELLGVANRTDYDLSSHSKATNESLDYLDPETNKKVIPYVIEPSIGLDRLMLAVISDAYEVEDLQENDSRVVLRFPKEIAPYKVAVLPLVKKLSDKAQEVFDLLLDKGLSVTYDEAGSIGKRYRRQDAIGTYWCLTVDYDSLNDNSVTLRNRDTMEQIRVSIDDLIKHI from the coding sequence ATGTTAGATAAGAAAAAAAATATGGACGAATTAGTTAGCCATTTAAAGAATTTTGGATTTGTTTATCAAGGTAGTGAAATTTATGGAGGTCTTTCAAATACCTGAGATTATGGACCATTAGGTGCACTTTTAAAAGATAATATTCGTGATTTTTGAAAAAGACATTTTATCTTAAAAGAACCTAATAACTTTTTAATAGACTCAAAGATTCTTATGAATCCTCAAGTTTGAGTTACAAGTGGTCACGTTTCAAACTTTAGTGATCCACTTATTGAAAATAAAGTTAATGGAAAAAGATATAGAGCAGATAAGTTAATTCAAGAAATCGATGAAACAATGGTTCCTGAAAAAATGTCAAACCAAGAGATTCAAGATTTCTTAAATGAAAACTTAAAAGAATATGAAGGTTCAAAAACCCAATGAAGCGAAATCAAACAATTTAACTTAATGTTTGAAACACATCAAGGAGTTGTTGAAGGTGCTAAATCAAAAGTTTACTTAAGACCAGAAACAGCTCAAGGTATCTTTGTTAACTTTAAAAACGTTTTAAGAACTTCAAGAGCAAAATTACCATTTGGAATTGGGCAAGTAGGAAAAAGTTTTAGAAATGAAGTAACACCAGGAAACTTTATTTTTAGAACAAGAGAATTTGAACAAATGGAATTAGAATTCTTCACAAAACCAGAAGAAGCAGATAAATGATTTAAATATTACATTGATAAAGCGCATCAATTTGTTTTAAAACTTGGTTTAAAAGAAGAAAACGTAAAATTAAGAGCCCACGAAAAAGAAGAGCTTTCACATTATTCTGCAGGAACAACAGATATTGAATATAAATTCCCATTTGGTTGAGGTGAGTTGCTTGGGGTTGCTAACAGAACTGATTATGATTTATCTTCTCATTCAAAAGCAACAAACGAAAGTTTAGATTACTTAGACCCAGAAACAAACAAAAAGGTAATTCCTTATGTTATTGAGCCAAGCATTGGATTAGATAGATTAATGCTAGCTGTTATTTCAGATGCATATGAAGTTGAAGATTTACAAGAAAATGATTCAAGAGTTGTTTTAAGGTTCCCGAAAGAAATTGCACCATACAAAGTTGCAGTTTTACCACTTGTTAAAAAACTTTCTGATAAAGCTCAAGAAGTTTTTGATCTTTTACTCGATAAAGGTTTATCAGTAACTTATGATGAAGCTGGATCAATCGGAAAAAGATACAGAAGACAAGATGCAATTGGAACATACTGATGTTTAACAGTTGATTATGATTCATTGAATGATAATTCTGTTACATTAAGAAACAGAGATACAATGGAACAAATTAGAGTTTCAATCGATGATCTAATCAAACACATCTAA